ACAACACAAAGTTCCCCGTCCATAGACTGCGGGGATTTTAACGAACCCAGTTTCACAGAATTTCCTTAGTCAAAAGTGATCATCAAGTTTGCGCCAACAGCGCGAGATTTTTCAATGCCTGCGGCAAGTTCATCACCATTGTCATAGTAAAGGACTGCACCCATGTTCGGAGCAAACTTAAAGCTTGTGCCAAGAACGATTGGCAACATTGGTGATTTCACGTCTTCGGCATTTGTTTTATCGATATTTAGACCCAATTGGAATCCAAAGAAAACACCAATGTGTTCTTCAAATTTGAACATCAAAGCCAATGGGACATCAAGGTAGTTCACTGATACTTTTGTTTCAGTCGCGCCACTTTCTACGATAAGAGGTCTTTGAGTGTAAAGCATACCTGTACGGAAATGCCATTTTTCACCAAAAGGCATATGAGCTGTCGCTCCGAATTGCATTCCCATTTGGCTTTTTGCTGTTGCTGGAGCTTCTACATCTGCAGATTGTTGGCGCACGCCCACTTCAAGTTGGTAATCAACATCTGCCATCGCAGCAGAAGTCATCACACCCAGGGTAGCGAAAACAACAAGAGCTAACTTTTTCATTCTTCCTCCTAAAATCGACTAAAAGTCCTAAACCTAGTGGACCATAAGTTTATTTATTTATCAAAACACCATACAGCATTCAGGGCCATCTCGTTTACAGCCTTATTTAAAGACACTTCGCTGTGCTCCAAACGCAGATGATGGGGTTCTACCGTGCCACGGGCCGCCAATGCGATAAGAATTAACGGCAAAGCAATTCGCCAAAAGATTTCAAATCCATTGCCAGCTTGTGGCGAATATTCATCTTTCCATTCTCCAAAACGAATGGCTTTAACAAGCATATAACCAAGGCTAAATAACATGACTGTGATTACGCAAAAGATCAGAGTTTGATTGTTTTGCAGACCTTGCGCTTGTTCTAACAACGTATCAAAGGTCCAATTCATGTAACCTTCAAATCTTAAACGCACGCCGTGTTTTGCGAAGTGAAAGAAATCAATGAAAGTTAATACGCAGATAAGAAACCAAGCCAAGCCAAAATAGATTTTATAAAAAGCAAACATCCAGCGGGGCCATTTCTGCGTTATGGCCTGCCCAATGATCAGGAAATAAAGTGGAATAAATAAAAATCCGAAAACCAAAATATCAAAACGCAAACCCGCGATGAAGGAATGAACGATTTCGATGAAATCCACATTCGCTGTCGCATGGAAAACCGACAAGAAGTAAAGATTCATGCGAAACAGGGTCATGAAAAGAATCATGGCAACACTAAGGATCGCTAATTTTAAAAAGACTTTCGTAGAAAAACGCAGAGAAAAGATAAATCTATCTGCCACTGAAGATCCTTTGACTGAGAAAAAAAACCAGACTCAAATAATCGCTAAGGAGATTATATGGCCTCATTGATCTTATACAACTATTTTCGCAGTTCCACCTCGTACCGCGTGCGCCTGGCGATGCACGTGAAAGGTTTGGATTTCGAATACAAAGCCATCAATCTTCTTAAGTCTGAACAAAGATCCGCAGAGTATTTAAAGATCAATCCCCTT
This is a stretch of genomic DNA from Bdellovibrio reynosensis. It encodes these proteins:
- a CDS encoding outer membrane beta-barrel protein produces the protein MKKLALVVFATLGVMTSAAMADVDYQLEVGVRQQSADVEAPATAKSQMGMQFGATAHMPFGEKWHFRTGMLYTQRPLIVESGATETKVSVNYLDVPLALMFKFEEHIGVFFGFQLGLNIDKTNAEDVKSPMLPIVLGTSFKFAPNMGAVLYYDNGDELAAGIEKSRAVGANLMITFD
- a CDS encoding LTA synthase family protein — encoded protein: MADRFIFSLRFSTKVFLKLAILSVAMILFMTLFRMNLYFLSVFHATANVDFIEIVHSFIAGLRFDILVFGFLFIPLYFLIIGQAITQKWPRWMFAFYKIYFGLAWFLICVLTFIDFFHFAKHGVRLRFEGYMNWTFDTLLEQAQGLQNNQTLIFCVITVMLFSLGYMLVKAIRFGEWKDEYSPQAGNGFEIFWRIALPLILIALAARGTVEPHHLRLEHSEVSLNKAVNEMALNAVWCFDK